The Litchfieldia alkalitelluris genome has a window encoding:
- a CDS encoding CopG family ribbon-helix-helix protein: protein MSESSATTEILIRLPQNLISELDGLVKQENGNRNELIYQATKMYLRERKKRHIRESMRRGYMEMAKINLNIASEAFLAESEADHTVERLVSGG from the coding sequence GTGTCTGAATCCAGCGCAACAACAGAGATATTAATTCGTTTACCACAGAATCTAATCAGTGAATTAGACGGACTAGTAAAACAAGAGAACGGGAACCGTAATGAACTAATTTATCAAGCAACAAAAATGTACCTTCGTGAAAGAAAGAAACGTCATATTCGTGAGTCTATGAGACGTGGTTATATGGAAATGGCAAAAATTAATCTAAACATTGCATCGGAGGCTTTTTTAGCAGAGTCCGAAGCAGACCACACCGTAGAACGCTTAGTTAGCGGGGGGTAA